The Candidatus Krumholzibacteriia bacterium genome contains the following window.
CCTGGAACATCCTCGCCGCGGGGACTCGAGACCATGGGCTTTACCTGCTCGTCCTGCATTTGCCCCGGACGCGCCGTCTCGCCCTGGGAAAGCTCGGTTCACAACGCTTCGACCCCGGCTGGTACGTCTATGCCGGCGCTGCGCGGCGGGGGCTCGCGCGCCGTCTCGGCGGGCATCTGCGCCGCCGCCAGCGCCCCATCCAGTCCATCGACGTGTTCCGCGCCGCCTGCGACCGCGCCGAAGCCTTCCCGATCCGGACGGCCACCGAAGCCTGCGCTCTGGCAGAGATGGTGGCTCGGCTCGGCACTCTCCCCGTCCGGGGTTTCGGCACCCCCGGTTGCTCTTGCTCCGGCCACCTGATTCGGGTCCCCCGGGCCCCGACCCGCACGGCTCCCTTCCAGGAGCTCCTTACGGCCATGCGCCACCGCTTGTAGTCGCGCACCCCGCTCCCTGGCCTTGGCGAGACTTCCCGGACCTGCGGCGGCGCTGTTTTCCTCCTTGTCACCTTGGCCTTGTTGGGGCGATTGTTTTGCACGGGATCGGACCTCCGCCCCGGTGCTGGCCCGCGGACTCGCCTCGAAGCGGGCCCCTCGTCACCGAGATCCAAAGTCCCTGCTCCGCATGGAGCCGTGGCGATCGCGACCGGGCCGCGATCCCACCGCGCCGTGCCAGAGGAGGCCCGAGAGCGATGGATAAACCCCTGTTCCGATCCTTACTACTCTGCGCCCTGGTCGCCCTGTGGGCGGCGGCCGTCCATGCCGCGGAGCGCAAAGAGATTCCCGCCAAGTTCACCTGGAACCTGGCCGATCTGTACAAAGACGAAGCGGCTTGGACGGCGGCGAAGACCGATCTGGCCAAGCGCATCCCGGATCTGGCCCGCACTCAGGGACACCTGGGGGATTCGGCGGCCAAGCTCCTCGAAGCGCTCACGGCGGTGATGGGGGTGCAGCAAGAGCTGGGCAAGCTCTACCCTTACGCTTCCATGCTGAGCGATCAGGACAGCCGCGTCAGCCGTAGCCTGGAGATGCGGCAGGACGCCGAGCGTCTCGGCGTGGAGTTCGGCACCGCCACGTCGTTCATCACCCCGGAGATCCTCGCCGTGGGTGAGGCGAAGATCCGCGGCTACTTGAGCGCCGAGCCCAAGCTGAAACCGTACGCCCACTACATCGATGACATCCTGCGGCGCGGCACGCACACCCTGAGCCCCGCCGAAGAGAAGGTGGCGGCCCAGGCTGGCAATCTCGCCGACGCCGGCCAGGCCTTGCACGACATCTTCACCAACGCCGACCTCCCCTATCCGGAGATCACCTTGGCCAGCGGCGAAAAGGTCGTCCTCGACGCAGCCGCATACACGCGCTACCGCGCCCTTCCGGATCGCGCCGAACGGGACAAGGTCTTCCGCGCCTTCTGGGGCAACTATGCCAAGTACACCCGCACCCTCGGCGTCTCCTTGTACGCCCAGGTGAAGTCCCACCTCTTCGACAAAGAGGTCCACAAGTACGGCAGCTGCGTCGAAGCGGCCCTCTTCGACTTCAACATCCCCACCAGCGTCTACACGCAGCTGCTGAGCGACGTGCACGCCAACCTGCCGACGCTGCACCGTTACCTGGCGCTGCGCCAGCGCATGATGGGCGTGGATCAGCTGCGCTACGAGGACCTCTATGCCTCGATCATCAAGAAGGTGGACCTCACCTACACACCGGAACAAGCGGTGGACCTGACGCTGGCTGCCTCCGCACCCCTCGGCTCCAACTACGTCGCGGTGATGAAGAAGGGCTTCGACAGCCGCTGGGTGGACTTCATGCCCTCCACGGGCAAGCGCTCCGGCGCCTACAGCCAGGGCGTGTACGGCGTGCACCCGTACCAGCTGCTCAATTTCATGGGGCGCTACGAAGACGTTTCGACCTTGGCCCACGAGTACGGCCACTCCATGCACTCTCACCTGGCTGCCGAGGCGCAACCCTTCGTCACCGCCGACTACCCCATCTTCGTCGCCGAGGTCGCGTCGACGCTGAACGAGAATTTGCTGCTGCACCACCTGCTGGATCGCAAGCAGGACGACGCGACACGTCTCTTCCTCCTGGGCAGCTCGCTCGACAACATGCGTCAGACCCTCTTCCGGCAGACGCTCTTCGCCGAGTTCGAGCTGCGCATCCATGAGATGGCCGAACGCGGCGAGTCCCTGAGCGGCGAGAACATGACCGAGCTGTACCTGGGGCTCCTCAAGGAGTACTACGGGGACGCCAAGGGCGTATGCAAGATCGACGATCTCTACGGCGTGGAGTGGTCCTACATCCCCCACTTCTATTACAACTTCTATGTCTATCAGTACGCCACGAGCCTGGTCGCTTCCACTTCCATCGCCAACCACATCCGCGACGATGCGGCGGCCAAGAAGACGCAAGCTCGCGATGCCTACGTCAAGATGCTCTCGGCGGGGGGTTCCAAGTACGCGATCGATCTGTTGAAGGATGCAGGCGTCGACATGACCACCTCGGCGC
Protein-coding sequences here:
- the pepF gene encoding oligoendopeptidase F; amino-acid sequence: MDKPLFRSLLLCALVALWAAAVHAAERKEIPAKFTWNLADLYKDEAAWTAAKTDLAKRIPDLARTQGHLGDSAAKLLEALTAVMGVQQELGKLYPYASMLSDQDSRVSRSLEMRQDAERLGVEFGTATSFITPEILAVGEAKIRGYLSAEPKLKPYAHYIDDILRRGTHTLSPAEEKVAAQAGNLADAGQALHDIFTNADLPYPEITLASGEKVVLDAAAYTRYRALPDRAERDKVFRAFWGNYAKYTRTLGVSLYAQVKSHLFDKEVHKYGSCVEAALFDFNIPTSVYTQLLSDVHANLPTLHRYLALRQRMMGVDQLRYEDLYASIIKKVDLTYTPEQAVDLTLAASAPLGSNYVAVMKKGFDSRWVDFMPSTGKRSGAYSQGVYGVHPYQLLNFMGRYEDVSTLAHEYGHSMHSHLAAEAQPFVTADYPIFVAEVASTLNENLLLHHLLDRKQDDATRLFLLGSSLDNMRQTLFRQTLFAEFELRIHEMAERGESLSGENMTELYLGLLKEYYGDAKGVCKIDDLYGVEWSYIPHFYYNFYVYQYATSLVASTSIANHIRDDAAAKKTQARDAYVKMLSAGGSKYAIDLLKDAGVDMTTSAPFAAAMREMNSVMDEIEKILNKSGGKIGS